The stretch of DNA GTCTTACATTTGACAGTGTAAAGACAGCAGACGGAAAGAAGTTCTGGAGCAGCAAGGGATTTAACTACGACGGCGGAAAGGAAAAAGTCCTCATCACATTTGACGGCAAATTCAAAGATGACAAGGACAACGAATTTGACGCTGAAATAAACTGCACCGAAGCCGGCCTCGTCGACTGGTGGCATTCATCAGAAAAGTACCCTGAAGGCGGCGACGATGTAAGCTGCGAATTCAAGGCGATCACACTTTACTACGACGGCGATCCGGGCACGATTACTGAACCGGAAGCCCCTGAAGTCATCAAAGGCGACACCGACTGCAACGGTACTGTAAACACAAAAGACCTTGTAAAGTCCATCGACATGATCATCGGCAGAACTGAAGCCAGTGAAGAATCATTAAAAAATGCCGATATGAACGATGACGGAAAAATAACTGTCATCGACATTATAATGTTAAAAAATGTACTGATCAGATGATCCGTACAAAACACAGATCCTGAACCGGTCTGAAAATCATCCTTTATCCGATATTATCTATACTTTACATACACGGGTATTCAATCCATCCTAAAACGACGTTTTCTGATAACCCAAATCTCTTCAAAAAACGTCACCAGCCACTGACCAGAGCATTCACGGTCAGTGGCTGGTTTTCTTTTAATGAACGCCTGCGGCGTACTATCTTAACAGGGGCTGTTAAGAAACTACCGTTTTAAAAGGTAATAATCATCACTTCGTGCTGATTATTGCTATTAAAAAATGGAAAATGAATTTCGATGATAATCGAGATTCATTTTCCATTTATTTTTTCGTTTTTAACATGAAATCGTCTCTGTTTGTTGAAAAAACAGGCGCAAAAATCCTGTACCAAAAATATAATAATTTTTTTGGCACAAATATGGTATATATTTTTTCTGTCTCAAGCCGCTTTCATCATCTTCATTCTGCTGAGATGATACTTGTGAAGGTTAAAACCAATACAAATAAGGCCGAATTCCAGCATAACATCATCAAATCCACGTCTTCTGAGTCTTTTGTAATTACGGTTCCATTTGATTGTTCCGAATGCGCCTTCAGACTGGATACTACGGTTCATACGTAAAAGTGCTCCCTGGATACTGTTAAGATTACCAAGCACTTCTTCATGAAATGATGTCAGTTCTTCATTGATGCTGATGATTCTGTTTCCGGAACCTTTATGACATTCAGTTCTGTGTTCGCAGCCCTCACAATTTTCGCACTGATAGTATTCCTGTGTCCTGCCGTACTGATTTCCTTTTACAGGAGCACTTTTAAGATAATTAAACTTTCTGCCTTCAGGACAAATGAGTTTTCCATTTTCGTCTGTTTTAAAGTTTACTGCCCGATAAGGATCGTTATGATATTTTTTGTCCTTCATTTCCTTATTGAACATAGTAAATTTCATATATTTTTTCATTTCGTGCTGCTCACAGAAAAGATAGTTGTTGTAACTGCCGTAACCCGCATCCGCTACAGGATATTCAGGCCAGAATCCATATGTATCATGAAATCTGGTCATCAGTGGCTGAAAGCAATCCATATCTGAAGCATACTGAAATACGTCGTATATTGCTACATAGCCGTCGCAAATTCCAGCCTGAAAATTATACGCTGGAAGAAGCTGATCATTTCCCATATAGTCACGCTTAACTCTCATGAATGTAGCTGCTTTGTCAGTTTTCGAATAACTGTTTCTGTGTTCACCGCATGTCGAAATATGTTCGGCGTATGTTTTTAATTTTTCAGTGTATTCAACCAGCAAATCATAGTATCTTTGCTCAGGTGTTTTTCTTTTTCCTCTGCCGTAAACAAAATCTTTTGTATCAAGTTGGGTCACTTCAAGGAACCTTTCACTGATAACTTCAAGGTAATCTATCGCATATTCTTCGCGCGTTTCAAATTTCACCTGATAATATGACAGTACGCATTCGTTTATGGTATCAATCAAATCTGTAAGTTTAACGAACAGTTTTGCTCTGCTTCTTGTGCATGCTTTTTTCCATACCCAGGTATATTTATTCGCATTAGCTTCAACCTTGGTTCCATCGATGTATACATGATTCAGGTCCACATTTTCTTTTTTGAAAATATAACTGTTCATGTCATCCATGATTTCAGGTACACTCTTTTTGAGATCATATTTTATGAAATTTCCGATGGTAGCGTAACTTGGTACTCTCATATCATCAAGTATCCACATGAATCTGATATCAGTTTTACACAATTTTTCTATGTCTCTTAATGATACATATCCTGATTCCATAAATGCAAACAGTACTACCTTCAGAAGTTTTTCTGAGTCATATTTCGGGCGACCTGTAATGTAGTCCTTCTCTACAAAATATTGTTTTAGGTCAACATGATTCAAAACTTCAATGAAAGTATACACTGGATCGTTAATATCTATAATTTTCGTGTAATCCACTGGTAATCTCAGCTGGATTGGTGTATAATAGTTCTCAGTGATATTCATGATGTTGTAATATGATTATATCACTAAATGCAGCTGTGCGTAAAGCATAGTTGCATTTTTTTATTGTGCCGAAGGCACCACCATTTTTTATGAATGCCTTCGGCGTACTATTACCAGAAAAGGCACCCCTTGGGTGCCTTTTGAGTAAGCTGTTTTTTAACAGCCCCATTTTTTATTTATACACGTTATCAAATTGAAATATAATATTTGCACGCAGTCGATAAAGAATAATATTTGTTTCGGTTCGATTAGCTCATTTATCAGTTAACACAGTGATTTATTGAATTTAATCATTGACAAACGCAAATATTTGGATTATAATAATCATATAATTTTGGAAAGGCCTTAATCATCACCCACCAACAGGAGGAGTACACATGAATAATAAGTCTGTAATAGAAAATCCGGAACGTTTAAAAGCACTGTAAATAAAACAGTTGAAGAAATGCCTGATGATTTCATCATTAAACCATTCATCATTGCAAACCGTGCGGAGGTGAAGAATATGTTATTTGAAGAATATGACGAAGAAAAATACAAGAACCTCTTTATTGAGGAAGGAAGAGAAGAAGGGCGTGTAGAAGGACGCGAAGAAGGACGCGAAGAAGGACGTGAAGAAGGACGTGAAGAAGGAATTGCTGAAAACCGGATTTCTACCGCACGCAACCTGCTTGCCAGTGGTGTTTCAGATGATATCATTATCAACTGCACCGGCATCGATCCTGATGAATTTGAAAAGATCAAAGCAGAAACTGAAAAGAATTAAATTGATTATCAGTCTGCTTATCGTATATTCGTAAAATCAACCCTGCTCAAGTGAGCAGGGTTTTCTATTGCGCCAAAGGCGCAACCATCTTAAATGAACGCCTTCGGCGTACTATCGTAACACAGCCAGTAATTTTTTACAAATAAAACATCCCCCCTGAAGAAGCCATAGGCTATTGACAATAATTCGGTAAACCGTTATAATTTTAATTGAAAGGGGCGATAACTATGATCATTAATGAACAACTTGAGAAAATAAAAATGACCAAATATCGACTTAGTAAAGAAAGCGGCGTTCCACAGGCTACGATCAATGATATCTGCAGTGGAAAAGCCAATCTTGAAAAATGTTCTGCAGGAACGCTTTACAAAATTGCAAAAGTACTGAACTTGTCAATCGAATCAATATTAGAATCGGAAAAAGAAAGTGAACGCAGCTCCTTTGAAGTATTCAAGAGTAATACATGTCATTATGTAAAAGACATGGGAGATTTAGATTTTATTATAAAAGTTCTGGAATCTGATGAAATAAGAAAACTTTATGAAAAACACTGGTTTCCGGAAGCTTTATACCTGCTTGCAATGATAGATTATCTTTCAAGAATCAATGAAATTCCTCTTTGCACGAGATATAACGATCTTCGGGCAAGCAAACTTGAACGGCCATTATATCCAGTTGGCGTACTGATCAGCAGCGAAGTAATGCACACTGATGAACCTCTGCATACAGCAGAAAAAAATTCAATTCCTGAATTCAGAAGATTTAATATCATTGAAAGTGAAGTGAGAAACGTTGTTTGAGAAGCCGTTCACAAAAGAAAACCTTGATCAGTATCTTAAAGAACTCGCCAAGGAATTCAGGAAACTAAACGGTAAGACAATACCAGCAGATATTGTACTGATAGGCGGCGCTTCCGTCGTTATAAACTATGGATTTCGAAACATGACATACGATATGGACGCAGTTATCAATGCTTCTGCATCCATGAAAGATGCTATAAATCATGTTGGTGACAAATACAATTTACCTAATGGCTGGCTGAATACTGACTTTATGAAAACTACTTCCTATTCAACAAAGATAGTTCAGTATGCAAAATATTATCGAACTTTCTCAAATATAGTCACATTCCGCACAATTGCCGGAGAATACCTGCTGGCAATGAAACTTATGGCTGGAAGGCAGTACAAATACGACTTGTCTGATGTTATCGGAATTCTTTGGGAACATGAGAAATCATCCACCTCAATATCACTGGATCAGATCAAAAAAGCTGCCGCTGATCTCTACGGCTCTTATGATAAACTGCCGGAATATTCAAGACTTTTTATTGAAAAAATAATTGCAGAAAAAGAATATGAAAAAATATATGAAAAAGTACGCAATATGGAATCAGAAAACAAAGATATTTTACTGGATTTTCAGGATGAATATCCCGGTGTTACTAATACCGATAATATAAATGATATTATAGCTGCTGTTAGAAAAAAGAAAGAATCAGAAAATCTGATAAAATAGTAAACTTACTTCTCGAATTTTCATGTTTCACCCCTGCTCAAACGAGCAGGGGTTTCTATTGCGCCGCAGGCGCATCCTTTTAAACGGAACGCCTTCGGCGTACTATCGTAACACAGCCAGGTCACTGACCTGGCTGATTTTTTATTTATACACGTTATCAAATTTAAATATAATATTTGCACGCAGTCGATAAATAAAAATATTTGTTTTAGTTCGATTAACTCATTTATCAGTTATCGCAGCGATTTATTGAATTTAATCATTGACAAACGCAAATATTTGGATTATAATAATCATATAATTTTGGAAAGGACTTAATCATCACCCACCAACAGGAGGAGTACAAATGAACAATAAATCAGTAATAAAGAATCCTGCACGTTTAAGAGCATTACTTATAGAAAAGATTGCATATTATAAAACTTTGTCTCCTGGTCGTTTCTTTCGGTCACTTTCCATGGAGGAAGCAGCTAAAGAACGTCGATTTCAATTATTAAACACCCAGAAAACAAACAAAGAAAAACAAATGTTTTCTTTTCTTACAGAACTTGTAGTAGATAAAAAACTTTCAATATACCAAGCTGCTAAATTTGCAGGAACAGATACGGTAACATTCAAATATGAATTTCAGGCAATTATAGAGAGAAAAATGCGCGAAGGAACCAATAACACTAATTTAGAATCCACAGATAAAGAAATAATTAACGATTCTGAACTCAAACCTATTATAATGGATCATATTGAGGATGGATATTCCATTCCTGTCATTGCTGCTTATACATCAAAAACTGTTGAAGAAGTTGAAGAAATAACAGGTTTAAAATCTGAAGTTTCACAGTTGGAATACGATATTATAAACGATCTTATATATTTAAGAGAAGATGATAGAAAAGAAGTTATTTTAGCAACTTTAATTGATCTGATTTATGAAGGAGTACTGGATGCTTCAGAAGCTGCTGAGCTGATACGAATGCCCTTTGAGGATTTCTTAAATGAAAGTGGATTAAATGATAAATGTTCATCTGACGGAACCCTAATGATAAGAACAAACACAGATAAGATTATCGACAATTGTATGAACTGTCTTGTTTCAAATGTGAATACTACCGATTTAGAAATTTTCTACTATCTTATAAAGAAAAATTTTTATGATCTTACCGAATGGTTAGATAACTACTTTGATGAAACAGATAGCAAAGAAAACAACACCGACTATGATAATAGTTATGATGATGAACCTATTGAAGGATTTGACATCTATAAAGTACTCAGAGATAGCGAAACTAAAGGCTTTAAAGAAGGTCGTGAAGAAGGCATAGCCGAAAACCAAATTACTACCGCACGTAACCTGCTCGCCAGTGGTGTTTCAGATTATATCATTATCAACTGCACCGGCATCGATCCTGATGAATTTGAAAAGATCAAAGCAGAAACTGAAAAGAATTAAATTCCAACGCAAATGGAACGCCTTCGGCGTACTATCGTAACACAGCCAGGTCGGTGGACCTGGCTGTAACTTTTTTATATCTCAATTCCAATATTCAGTTCAGAATATACAAGAACAATTAACGCAAATCACTGTAAACAGTTGAAAAAGCACTGATTAAATGGTATAATTAAGACAGAAAAAGCAATTTGAAAAATTTACATATTTTTCTTTTACTTATATTGACATCTAGACTTGAATATGTTATACTAGATTTGTAATTAAATTCTATAATTATCATTTTCAAGGAGATGTGCTAAATGAAAATTATCAATATGGTTTATGACAGATCATTCAAACGAATGCTCACACTGTCAGAAAAAATGCTTGTCAAATTAGTTAACAAAGTCTTTGATAAGCAGTTTCCGCTTAATTCCAAAGTCACTTATCTTGATAGAAACAGTAAAAAAGCAGATGGTTCAAAGCTCGAAAAAGATCTTTACTTCTCAATCTGCGGTGAACGATTTCACATCGAAGCGCAGGCTTATCAGGATGATATGATCATCAGACTTTTCGCTTACGCAGTGTCAAGTACGCATGACGGATATGAAATCGTGGATGATACCCATTCAGTATTCAGAATGCCTATGCAGGC from Ruminococcus sp. HUN007 encodes:
- a CDS encoding transposase encodes the protein MDYTKIIDINDPVYTFIEVLNHVDLKQYFVEKDYITGRPKYDSEKLLKVVLFAFMESGYVSLRDIEKLCKTDIRFMWILDDMRVPSYATIGNFIKYDLKKSVPEIMDDMNSYIFKKENVDLNHVYIDGTKVEANANKYTWVWKKACTRSRAKLFVKLTDLIDTINECVLSYYQVKFETREEYAIDYLEVISERFLEVTQLDTKDFVYGRGKRKTPEQRYYDLLVEYTEKLKTYAEHISTCGEHRNSYSKTDKAATFMRVKRDYMGNDQLLPAYNFQAGICDGYVAIYDVFQYASDMDCFQPLMTRFHDTYGFWPEYPVADAGYGSYNNYLFCEQHEMKKYMKFTMFNKEMKDKKYHNDPYRAVNFKTDENGKLICPEGRKFNYLKSAPVKGNQYGRTQEYYQCENCEGCEHRTECHKGSGNRIISINEELTSFHEEVLGNLNSIQGALLRMNRSIQSEGAFGTIKWNRNYKRLRRRGFDDVMLEFGLICIGFNLHKYHLSRMKMMKAA
- a CDS encoding helix-turn-helix transcriptional regulator; this translates as MIINEQLEKIKMTKYRLSKESGVPQATINDICSGKANLEKCSAGTLYKIAKVLNLSIESILESEKESERSSFEVFKSNTCHYVKDMGDLDFIIKVLESDEIRKLYEKHWFPEALYLLAMIDYLSRINEIPLCTRYNDLRASKLERPLYPVGVLISSEVMHTDEPLHTAEKNSIPEFRRFNIIESEVRNVV
- a CDS encoding DUF6036 family nucleotidyltransferase; this translates as MFEKPFTKENLDQYLKELAKEFRKLNGKTIPADIVLIGGASVVINYGFRNMTYDMDAVINASASMKDAINHVGDKYNLPNGWLNTDFMKTTSYSTKIVQYAKYYRTFSNIVTFRTIAGEYLLAMKLMAGRQYKYDLSDVIGILWEHEKSSTSISLDQIKKAAADLYGSYDKLPEYSRLFIEKIIAEKEYEKIYEKVRNMESENKDILLDFQDEYPGVTNTDNINDIIAAVRKKKESENLIK